The Pseudomonas sp. FeN3W region CTTTACGCTAAAAGACGATGAGTGCTCAGCATTCCATGCTTTGACGAATTTTCCCTCTGCGGCACTTGAATCAAAAGAATAACCCTGCGTCCAAAGCACTCGGCCAAAACCTGGCTGCGGCCCACTCAGGTAATATGACTCGCGATCCATTACGGTATGGTTCAGGTTCAGAGAGAAGTCAGTGCCATCACTGAAAATGTGATGCCATGACGAGTTGAGGAACCAGGAGCGATCTTCCGCGTCATGGGTGTCCGTATCAAAATTCGAGAATGCCCAAAAATCGATATCGGATTCACCATAGCCTGCTGTTACGCTCAGCTCATCCTGATCGGTCAAAGCGGTGTCCATGCGAAGAAAGACTTGCTCGGTATTTCGAGTATCCTCGCGGTTGATCAGGCCATCATCTTTTCTCTGGTTGTAGGAGACGGTATAGGCCACATTTCCCAGCTGCGAGCCATGCTGGACAAAATTATCCTGAATGCCCTGCTGGCCGCGACGGACTTTAAATGACGTGCCTTCACGCTCCATCGCCCGTGCAGTGAAAATTCGGATGGTATTGACCATGGAATTCGAGCCGGTTTCAGCATGCGACGGCGCACGATAAACTTCGATACGCTCGATATCTTCGATGGTTCCAGGTATGTTGAAAGAGATCATTCCACCGATGGTGGGCGTAAAAACAGACCTGCCATCAACAATGATGTTGGTACGGCGCATGTACTCTTCAGCACTGCCATGAGACCCAACGGAAAGCGAATGACCAAATCGGTTACCAACGACAACCCCAGGCACAATGCGAAGCAACTCACCGATATTCCTTGCGCCAGATGCTTCGATCATGCGGCGATCAATAACGGTCAGCGCAATCGGGCTAGAATGAGGATCATTCGGAAGCACTGAGTCAGAAAGTCCAACGGCAATATCATCAAGCTCATCATTTTGCTGCGCATAAGACGTCAATGAAATGCCTAGTAGCGCTGCAAGAGTCAACAACTTGACTCGACGCTCTGAAAAGTACATCTTAATCTTCCCCGTGTATCTTTTTTGGTAGAGTGGCGACGAAAAAATAGCGCCTTAGGTTTGGCAGGGCGCAATGATGCAAAAATGTTTTTTCTCATGCAAGGTCGTTTCGTCAGGGAGTCATATGAGTATTTTACTAATTGCGCTTTCTACTCTTTCGCTCCTGGCATGGATAATTGGCCACAACGGCGTAAGCATTGTCATCGCCCTGTTCACCTTCATATTATTTGTGATTTCGGTCGAAGGCATCTTGCCAAGCTTACTTTACTCAAAATCAAGAGTTAAGGCGGCAGCCTTGCCAGACTCTTATGGTTACAATAATGTCCTAATAGTTCATGGGATTGATACTATTTAAACTGAGGCTGGCAGCGGTGAGCTTTCTTTTTATTCATACGCGAGATTGATAAAGGCCAGGGACATATACAATGAATGCATTCGCCTGAATTTGAATTGTCAAGTTTTAATAACGGGTGGAGTGGTTGCGCGTGACCACCCAAATGAAAGCGTTTTGATCAAGATTTTAGCGCCGCATACTACGTTTCATGCGCAGCATGATGCGCTAGTCTAGGCGCTATCCGAGCTTGCGAGGATCATCTTGGTTTTCGATGTACTTCAGCAAGGTTTCGATATTGGCTCTGCCGCCGACACTGATGAGTGCATACGCATGGTTCCAGAAATAGGGCTTCCAGTAATAGGGCGCCAGCTCTTCCGCAAACTCCTGCCGCATTTTGCGTGCCGTCACCGATTTCAGGTTCTTCACCAGGTCTGACAATTTGGTGGTCGGCGCCGTTTCGAACAGCAGGTGTACGTGGTCACCTTCACCACCAAATTCCACCAGGCGACCATCCCATTTGACCAGCAGGTCGCCAAATAACTCCTCCATGCGCATTAGCATGGCTGAGTTCAGGCACTTGTGCCGATACTTCATTACCAACACCAAATGGTAATAGAGCCTGTAAGCACTGTGATTGACGGTTTTAAGGCTTGAAATCTCCACGCACTCCACCCATAATTCAACTATGGCAAAGGCAATTATACGCACGGATAAGTGGCCGCTTCAAGCCACCGCCGAACAGCAGAGATTGGCTCAGCTCACGGTCAATGAGTACCGTGCTTATTGCCGCGCCCTGTGCATTGTCATCCTCAACAACTGGCCCAAGTTGGCCAATGAGCCTGCGTTCATGCCTGCCGTTGAGCGGCTGATGCATCCGACCACGAAAAACCCTCAGCCCAAGCATCAGTATTTCAATAATCGCTTTTACAAATTCCCATCTTATCTGCGTCGTGCTGCCATTAATTTTGCGTATGGCCAAGTCTCGTCGTACATGAGCCGCTATAGCGATTGGCTCGATGGTAAGCGTAAGCATGCGCACGCCAAGCCGCCTGTATTCAACCCCGTTTCTGGCTGTTATCCAGCGTTGTACCGAGGTCAGCTGTACAAGCTCGACGACACGTTCAAAACTGCCTCACTCAAGCTGTGGGATGGTAAGCAATGGCTGTGGCACCAGATCCCTATTAAAGCAACGCGTCAGCGCCATACCCAGGGTGAATTAAAATCCCCTTCGCTGATCATCGGGAAATCGATTCATCTCTCGGTGCCGGTGTCGTTGACACCGGCACGTCTGACCAACCGTCAACGGGTATTGGCGGTGGATATCGGCATCAACACCCTGGCAACGGCCAGCGTGGTGACTTCATCCGGCACTGTGACTGCGCGTGGATTTTTCCACCCCGCAGCCGACATAGACCGGCGTAACCAACGGGCGAATACCATTCGCCAAAAAGCGCGTAAAACCGCTGTACTGAGCAAGGGATTCTGCAAAGGCCATTACCGTAAGGCCCGGCACATTAACGAGCAGATCGCGCAACTGACTTCCCGTCAGCTGGTCGACTTTGCCCGTGAACACCAGGCTGACACGATAGTGCTGGAGCACTTGAAAGGCTGGCGCCCGCAAGGCGGGCGCAAGCGTTCAGCGCTGAAGCAAAAGTTCCATCAATGGCTGCACCGCAGGCTCGCCAACCTGATTGAGATGAAGTTTGTCGAGATGGGCGGGAAAGTGGTGTACATGTATGCCAGAGGAACGTCTTCCTGGGCCTATGACGGATCTGGAAAACTCAAGCGCGATCCTAAACAGTACGAACTGGCAACCTTCAGCACAGGCAAGAAATACAACTGTGACTTGAATGCCAGCTACAATATTGCGGCCCGATACTGGGCCATGGTGTTAAAACTGACTCACCGAAAGGATGAGCAGGCTGCGAAAGGCCAAAGTTCCTACGCAGCACCGAGAATACCGGTGACGCTCTCGACCCTTTGGGGAACGAAGAGCAGATACCCCTTATCATGCGCAGCATGATGAGTGGGAGTATTCATAGGACTAGCGCGTTATAGATATTTAAGCCTCATGGGGTTCAATAATAAATGAGATCCTTGCCTTATAATCTCCCAGGGAAAATTGCATCGCGAAGAGAATCAACCAGAATACTTGTAGCTTCCATTTTCATAATCATTTGAACATTTAATAGGTTAAGCTTTTGCATCTTTTCCTTGTCCAACTGAGCTGCTGTAAAAGCGAAGATTGGTTTTGTGGAATTTACAGAGTACTCACGTATTCTTTGGCTGACTTCGATTCCATTTATAATGGGCATCATGATATCAACGCAAATTGCGTCATATTCATTAATTATAGCAGACTGAATACCAGACTCTGGGCCAAGAGCAATATCCACCACCGCACCATGAGATTCTAAAAATTCACGGGTAAATTCCAGATTGCTGAGATTGTCGTCAATTAAAAGAACACTGCATCCATGAAGCTTATTTTCCTCGCTATTAAGAGTTTTACGCGTACTTGTCTGCACAGGGATTGAGCTTAACGATAAAGCCTTGTGGCATGACATTATTAAATTATCCATTGCAACGCTGTTATCTAGTACAATATCAGCACCAAGCAGCATGATATTGTCCTTACCAAAATTTACCCGTTCAAAAGATTCCAGGTCAATAATTAGCATTGAGCTGAAAGACTTCAAATCATTAATTTGAACATTATTTAAGTTGTTAGAAAGCATATTCTGAAGAATTAGAACAGATGGTCTTTTTTGTTTATTCGCCTCGGTCATGAGAGAAACAATATCAGAAAAATTATTTGCCACAGCGCATTCGGCATTAAAATTTTCAAGCCTAGTGCGAATGCCATCGGCCCATGATTGGCGCGTATCGTACAATACGAACATGGCATTCATGGATGCAACAAGCGGTATGCAATTTGACTGAATAGCGCTAAGTGCATGAACTGGGCGTTCTACCGGAACCGTTATTGTGAATTCGGCACCGGATCCGTCAGATGTTAAATATCTATTACCATTTAATGACTTTATGTAATTATCAACAATGGCAAGGCCAATGCCATAACCGCCCTGAAGCCTCGTCGTAGCATCACCCACTTGCGTGTAGTATTCAAAAATTCGTTCTTGATCAGACTCTGGGATCCCAATCCCTGTATCGCTGACCACCAATTTCACCTGAAACTTGCTAGGGGTTTGATAATCGCAAGCTTCGATGTAAACGGTAATTCCACCTTTATCAGTATATTTAATGGCATTACCTACCAGATTATTAACAATATGCTGAAATCCAGACGCACAACTAACAATCATGTTTGGTAGGTGAATTCCAATTATTAAATCAATATACAAGCCTTTGCTTTGAGCAGAGGCTGAGTGAGAGCTAACAATGGTTTCAATTAGCTTATAGACGTCAAACGTTTGTGTTTTAGGAACAAATGACTGCATGCCATTTCTGGTAAAATCCAAAACATTCTCGATTTGACTCTTTGCATTTTCAAGATGATTCAGTACGGTATTAATATAGCTTTTGATTGACTGATTTGAGGAAATATCTTGATGCCGTGACATGTTTGTGAGCGCCATTATTGAGGAGAATAACGGCTGATTGAGCTCGTGGCTCAAAATGCTAATAAAATTAGATTTGCTCTCCGCTGACTGATTAGCCTTGTCCAGGGCTATTGTTAAATCCCTGGTTCTTTCGTTGATGATTTCTTCCTGTCGTTGTAGGAGAAGTTTGAGCTCGTCACTGCGCTGTACAATCGTGTTGTTGAAATTCTTTGAATATGAAATAAGCTCAGAAATTTCTCGCTGCTCGCTAAATGGCAAATCAACCTGTTCTTCAAAGTCACTGCTTTCAATCTCCTTCATGGCGCGAAGAATGCCGTAGATTGGGTCTGAAACTTCTTTTTGTACCCTTGAGCTAAGCGCCAATGCAAAAAATATTATCAAAAGAAGGCAAATACCAGCGACAGCAAAAACCAAAACCTGCACATCAAGGCGATCAGAGAAATCGAGCACAAGGTGCACAGATCCGATGTTCGTGATATCAACAGTGCTGAAGTCACTGGCGTTGTAAATTGAAGGGCTTATCGATCCCGTGTACTCTGGGTAAGCCAGACCTCTTAAATATGGTACATCGTACTCTTTTGATGCATTCCCTTTTCCGTAACTAAAAGGGTCAGGCTTAAAAACAAGTTCTTCTCCCACAACTCCAGACGGAAGCCTAACCTCAATATATTTGAGGTTCTTGTCTTTCATAGCGATATTTATGATTGCCTGAACCGCCTCATAATCACCGGTTAAAAGCGGCGCCAATAACTTTTCTGAAATACCGTCTTTAATTCTTTCTGAAGTGGCAATAAATTCCTCATTTATAGCGTATTGAACACTTGCAGCTCTAGTTGTAAGAAAAAGAATAGCAAAAATCCATGCAACGCCAAGCATGCCTGTTTTGAAGAGAGATCTAAGAGGAAAACGCCTAACCATCCAGGACGCAATTAGATTCCATGGCAACCACTTGTAGTTTTTAATAATTTTCTTCACTTGATTCTGACCTGACATCAATTCCCAAGCGTTTTGCAAGGAAGCTATTAAACTTAAAATAGTACGGGGCCGAGGCTATTTTTATTTCTGCGCAGGGAAGAAAAGATAACTTCTTTCTAATATGCTG contains the following coding sequences:
- a CDS encoding ATP-binding protein; translation: MKKIIKNYKWLPWNLIASWMVRRFPLRSLFKTGMLGVAWIFAILFLTTRAASVQYAINEEFIATSERIKDGISEKLLAPLLTGDYEAVQAIINIAMKDKNLKYIEVRLPSGVVGEELVFKPDPFSYGKGNASKEYDVPYLRGLAYPEYTGSISPSIYNASDFSTVDITNIGSVHLVLDFSDRLDVQVLVFAVAGICLLLIIFFALALSSRVQKEVSDPIYGILRAMKEIESSDFEEQVDLPFSEQREISELISYSKNFNNTIVQRSDELKLLLQRQEEIINERTRDLTIALDKANQSAESKSNFISILSHELNQPLFSSIMALTNMSRHQDISSNQSIKSYINTVLNHLENAKSQIENVLDFTRNGMQSFVPKTQTFDVYKLIETIVSSHSASAQSKGLYIDLIIGIHLPNMIVSCASGFQHIVNNLVGNAIKYTDKGGITVYIEACDYQTPSKFQVKLVVSDTGIGIPESDQERIFEYYTQVGDATTRLQGGYGIGLAIVDNYIKSLNGNRYLTSDGSGAEFTITVPVERPVHALSAIQSNCIPLVASMNAMFVLYDTRQSWADGIRTRLENFNAECAVANNFSDIVSLMTEANKQKRPSVLILQNMLSNNLNNVQINDLKSFSSMLIIDLESFERVNFGKDNIMLLGADIVLDNSVAMDNLIMSCHKALSLSSIPVQTSTRKTLNSEENKLHGCSVLLIDDNLSNLEFTREFLESHGAVVDIALGPESGIQSAIINEYDAICVDIMMPIINGIEVSQRIREYSVNSTKPIFAFTAAQLDKEKMQKLNLLNVQMIMKMEATSILVDSLRDAIFPGRL
- a CDS encoding TonB-dependent receptor plug domain-containing protein; translation: MYFSERRVKLLTLAALLGISLTSYAQQNDELDDIAVGLSDSVLPNDPHSSPIALTVIDRRMIEASGARNIGELLRIVPGVVVGNRFGHSLSVGSHGSAEEYMRRTNIIVDGRSVFTPTIGGMISFNIPGTIEDIERIEVYRAPSHAETGSNSMVNTIRIFTARAMEREGTSFKVRRGQQGIQDNFVQHGSQLGNVAYTVSYNQRKDDGLINREDTRNTEQVFLRMDTALTDQDELSVTAGYGESDIDFWAFSNFDTDTHDAEDRSWFLNSSWHHIFSDGTDFSLNLNHTVMDRESYYLSGPQPGFGRVLWTQGYSFDSSAAEGKFVKAWNAEHSSSFSVKYGLDRVEGDSLFIEDDYKIENSSAFGNHSWRFLEDTVLTLGFMTEKSTITSKKANAYLATLLHELNNQHNLRFSYNTGTRLPILYEQEAARSATLIDAGGLKAYDFYSVNELDPERVDQYSASWLFKSEDNRLSSELRFFVDKYRSIVYSAMAPNPGVLSPTGAYILSTISVDDPSTVKGVEMSVDWRPSNQWMIVASASYADADSNLEGDQARNIAVNTPSSTFTLLSDYKIDSNWKVGGMYSRVSEYNWVSGWDLDRQESLDLYVQRCFADLNFPGACLRGSGVNILGDQANFRPEAQSPRAYWVEASLAF
- a CDS encoding transposase, with translation MAKAIIRTDKWPLQATAEQQRLAQLTVNEYRAYCRALCIVILNNWPKLANEPAFMPAVERLMHPTTKNPQPKHQYFNNRFYKFPSYLRRAAINFAYGQVSSYMSRYSDWLDGKRKHAHAKPPVFNPVSGCYPALYRGQLYKLDDTFKTASLKLWDGKQWLWHQIPIKATRQRHTQGELKSPSLIIGKSIHLSVPVSLTPARLTNRQRVLAVDIGINTLATASVVTSSGTVTARGFFHPAADIDRRNQRANTIRQKARKTAVLSKGFCKGHYRKARHINEQIAQLTSRQLVDFAREHQADTIVLEHLKGWRPQGGRKRSALKQKFHQWLHRRLANLIEMKFVEMGGKVVYMYARGTSSWAYDGSGKLKRDPKQYELATFSTGKKYNCDLNASYNIAARYWAMVLKLTHRKDEQAAKGQSSYAAPRIPVTLSTLWGTKSRYPLSCAA
- the tnpA gene encoding IS200/IS605 family transposase — its product is MEISSLKTVNHSAYRLYYHLVLVMKYRHKCLNSAMLMRMEELFGDLLVKWDGRLVEFGGEGDHVHLLFETAPTTKLSDLVKNLKSVTARKMRQEFAEELAPYYWKPYFWNHAYALISVGGRANIETLLKYIENQDDPRKLG